The following are from one region of the Syngnathus typhle isolate RoL2023-S1 ecotype Sweden linkage group LG22, RoL_Styp_1.0, whole genome shotgun sequence genome:
- the LOC133146882 gene encoding uncharacterized protein LOC133146882, which yields MNVSMWSDDIFWLDQLAPLELRPTRAKSQDPFDETSGTPRLCYASPAAKRSGRPAKRARVEDILNCSPVSEKKQDPVQRAEGSRKPALWSTLPEEPRPAWNGSPRANLRGGDSTSGTKSGNFSLEPEKAMADVFKYQLSRAVSHSVDSLFKSMPLIRVADGSSRAPRRVLDVQTEALSLVVRGPREEASKSLKVRSGAESGSTEVPSVCFPRVKMESSGLLKNHRYSLNVSFHRWGLWLTCIAQNVEASRIEGLTTRHLKKAKLMFFYARYPSSPVLKMCFHDVQFTRCIGSQLIKWFSNFREFYYIQMEKFARRAVAEGPADAVALSVGRESQLFRALNVHYNKGGDFQVPNGFLQVAEITLRQFYTAISAGKDREPSWKKAIYKVICKLDADVPALFKT from the exons ATGAATGTGAGCATGTGGAGCGACGACATCTTTTGGCTGGACCAACTGGCTCCTCTTGAGCTCCGTCCCACTCGGGCAAAATCTCAAGACCCCTTCGACGAGACGAGCGGGACGCCACGTCTCTGCTACGCATCTCCCGCCGCCAAACGGAGCGGCCGTCCAGCCAAGCGAGCCCGGGTGGAAGATATCCTGAACTGTTCGCCTGTTAGCGAGAAGAAACAAGACCCGGTCCAGAGAGCGGAGGGAAGCCGGAAGCCGGCTCTGTGGTCAACTCTTCCGGAAGAGCCGCGGCCAGCGTGGAACGGCTCTCCCCGTGCAAACTTAAGGGGTGGCGACTCCACAAGTGGCACAAAGTCAGGCAACTTTTCACTCGAGCCGGAAAAAGCAATGGCCGACGTTTTCAAGTACCAACTCTCCAGAGCCGTGAGTCACAGCGTCGACTCGCTTTTCAAAAGCATGCCGCTCATACGGGTGGCCGACGGGTCTTCGAGGGCTCCGCGCCGGGTGCTCGACGTTCAAACCGAGGCGCTGTCTCTGGTGGTACGAGGACCTCGAGAGGAAGCGTCAAAGTCGCTCAAAGTCCGATCCGGGGCGGAGTCCGGATCGACTGAGGTGCCGAGTGTTTGCTTCCCGCGCGTCAAGATGGAGTCAAGCGGCCTTCTCAAGAATCATCGTTACAGCCTCAACGTATCCTTCCATAGGTGGGGCCTTTGGCTCACCTG TATAGCCCAAAATGTTGAAGCAAGCCGCATA GAGGGTTTGACCACGCGGCATCTGAAAAAAGCCAAGCTGATGTTCTTCTACGCGCGCTATCCCAGCTCGCCGGTGCTGAAGATGTGTTTCCACGATGTGCAG TTCACACGCTGCATCGGCTCCCAGCTCATCAAGTGGTTCAGTAACTTCCGCGAGTTCTACTACATCCAGATGGAGAAGTTTGCGCGGCGCGCCgtggcggaggggccggccgacGCGGTGGCGCTGTCTGTGGGCAGAGAGTCGCAACTTTTCAGAGCCCTCAACGTGCACTACAACAAAGGCGGCGACTTCCAG GTCCCCAATGGCTTCCTCCAGGTGGCAGAGATTACACTGCGGCAATTCTACACTGCCATTTCCGCGGGAAAGGACCGAGAACCGTCCTGGAAGAAGGCCATCTACAAGGTCATCTGTAAACTGGACGCCGACGTCCCGGCCCTGTTCAAGACTTAG
- the LOC133146931 gene encoding jun dimerization protein 2-like — MMPGQIPDPSLAAGSLPCLGPLAGISATTLTDQLKLADFHQLGAMFSPLHFLGRLGKRTLSIKTEMDEDEERRKRRREKNKVAAARCRNKKKERTDFLQRESERLEMVNSDLKAQIEELRLERQQLMVMLNLHRPTCIVRTDSVKTPEREADPLLEQLSTDAK, encoded by the exons ATGATGCCGGGACAGATTCCGGACCCTTCGCTGGCGGCGGGCTCCCTGCCCTGCCTGGGCCCGCTGGCGGGCATCTCAGCCACCACGCTCACCGACCAGCTGAAACTGGCCGACTTCCACCAGCTGGGCGCCATGTTCTCGCCGCTGCACTTCCTGGGCAGGCTGGGAAAGAGGACGCTGAGCATCAAGACAGAG ATGGATGAAGACGAAGAGCGGAGGAAACGACGGcgagagaaaaacaaagtagCGGCGGCGCGATGCCGGAACAAGAAGAAGGAACGAACGGACTTCCTTCAAAGG GAATCGGAACGTCTGGAGATGGTCAACTCGGATCTGAAGGCTCAGATCGAGGAGCTCCGGCTCGAGCGGCAGCAGCTGATGGTGATGCTCAACCTGCACCGGCCCACCTGCATCGTGCGCACCGACAGCGTCAAAACCCCCGAAAGGGAGGCCGACCCCCTGCTGGAGCAACTGTCCACCGACGCCAAGTGA